A window from Leptotrichia sp. oral taxon 215 str. W9775 encodes these proteins:
- a CDS encoding RNA methyltransferase, whose amino-acid sequence MRDVIASPDNKFYKLLKKLDKKKYRDENSIFKAEGEKFLNENINFNKIIVKESKFDYFDEKYDISKHDNLTILKDNLFDEVSTQENSQGIIFLYSKNLNTIEDIQGDVVILDDIQDPGNAGTIIRTMIAANFQNLILTKGSVDVYNPKTVRATMSGIFKLNIIYETPEKIVKFLNDKNYLKIATALHEDSVSYEKIELRENNAFIFGHEGGGVSEYLIENSDIKAIIPIYGNIESLNVSVATGIFLYKMREKLQGL is encoded by the coding sequence ATGAGAGATGTGATAGCAAGTCCAGATAACAAATTTTATAAATTGCTGAAAAAACTGGATAAAAAGAAGTATCGTGATGAAAACAGCATTTTTAAGGCTGAAGGGGAAAAGTTTCTAAATGAAAATATCAATTTTAATAAAATTATTGTGAAGGAATCGAAATTTGACTATTTTGATGAAAAATATGATATTTCTAAACATGATAATCTGACAATTTTGAAGGATAACCTGTTTGATGAAGTTTCAACTCAGGAAAATAGCCAGGGAATAATATTCCTTTATTCTAAAAATTTAAATACAATTGAGGATATACAGGGGGATGTGGTAATTCTTGACGATATTCAGGATCCGGGAAATGCCGGGACAATTATTAGAACGATGATTGCAGCAAATTTTCAGAATTTAATTCTGACAAAGGGTTCAGTAGATGTTTATAATCCAAAGACAGTACGAGCCACAATGAGTGGAATTTTTAAGCTGAACATAATTTATGAAACACCTGAAAAAATTGTAAAATTTTTAAATGATAAAAATTATTTAAAAATAGCAACAGCTTTACATGAAGATTCAGTTTCTTATGAAAAAATTGAACTGCGTGAAAATAATGCATTTATATTTGGTCATGAAGGTGGCGGAGTATCTGAATATCTGATAGAAAATTCAGATATAAAGGCGATTATTCCGATTTATGGAAATATTGAATCACTGAATGTGAGTGTGGCGACAGGGATATTTTTGTATAAGATGAGGGAGAAATTGCAAGGCTTATAA
- a CDS encoding DUF4253 domain-containing protein, which translates to MKENINKFKDLYNFEFEEIKDLSYKEIEKKYLEIYKEGKEKNFTPVFLVLDDILLEKFELDMEDEETNNIMDVVNLNLEKSKNINALELLKKIQVENMEDIKENIDEYFAEKSYKFDDGEKYDLELSSLFDYNGDFKDNVILVKVPTKNPYEVLGYFGMGGFNDCPLSEEQIVIAKYWYEKNGAVPAVVTYDEIEFYVENPVQTLEEAKNLAVEHYIFCYDIVAQCYGTFEKLVDALYKNIQWYFWWD; encoded by the coding sequence ATGAAAGAGAATATAAATAAATTTAAAGATTTATATAATTTTGAATTTGAGGAAATAAAGGATTTAAGTTATAAAGAAATTGAGAAAAAGTATTTAGAAATTTATAAGGAAGGGAAAGAAAAAAATTTTACTCCTGTATTTTTAGTTCTTGATGATATTTTATTAGAGAAGTTTGAGTTGGATATGGAAGATGAAGAAACTAATAATATAATGGATGTGGTTAATCTGAATCTTGAAAAATCTAAGAATATAAATGCACTTGAATTGCTAAAAAAAATTCAAGTAGAAAATATGGAAGATATAAAAGAAAATATAGATGAGTATTTTGCAGAAAAAAGTTATAAATTTGATGATGGTGAAAAATATGATTTAGAACTTTCGTCTTTATTTGATTATAACGGAGATTTTAAAGATAATGTTATCTTAGTAAAGGTACCTACAAAAAATCCTTATGAAGTTTTGGGATATTTTGGAATGGGTGGTTTTAATGACTGTCCCCTTTCAGAAGAACAAATAGTAATTGCTAAATATTGGTATGAAAAAAATGGAGCAGTTCCAGCAGTTGTAACTTATGATGAGATAGAATTTTATGTAGAAAATCCTGTTCAAACTTTAGAAGAAGCAAAAAATCTAGCAGTTGAACATTATATTTTCTGTTATGATATTGTAGCTCAATGTTATGGTACATTTGAAAAATTAGTAGATGCTTTATACAAAAATATACAATGGTATTTTTGGTGGGATTAA
- a CDS encoding BRO family protein — protein MENNIQIFEGKKIRSVWDNEKEEWYFSVVDVVGILTDSLNPNNYWKVLKKRLKDEGNELVTNCNQLKMKSHKDGKMYMTDVADIQGIFRVIQSIP, from the coding sequence ATGGAGAATAATATACAAATATTTGAAGGTAAAAAAATTAGGTCTGTTTGGGATAATGAAAAGGAAGAATGGTATTTTTCTGTTGTCGATGTTGTAGGAATATTAACGGATAGTCTGAATCCCAATAATTATTGGAAGGTATTAAAAAAACGTTTGAAAGATGAGGGGAATGAGTTGGTTACAAATTGTAACCAACTGAAAATGAAATCTCATAAAGATGGAAAAATGTATATGACAGATGTTGCTGATATACAAGGAATTTTCCGTGTTATTCAGTCAATTCCGTAA